A genomic segment from Brevundimonas sp. SORGH_AS_0993 encodes:
- a CDS encoding YihY/virulence factor BrkB family protein: MLYTGGVSFFALLAVFPAIAILIGFYKLGLSIDEVSAQAAALSDLLPDAAQAIFQGEIARLSNASARTVSAQSAFALFVGAYAAHRGFKALLAGLNLIHDETEPHGFFKFNLLAFFVAIFAFALFTVVSGAVVTVRILAHASSGPAGEAARGFAPLDALLPAVGLAIGLTLLYRYAMSHRTPVAWLPSATGGLVATLMSVVSSWLCAIYVEQIAPLGATYGSVGAVVVLLIWLSWNVNAIFYGGAFATEMELAAKAQAQMAAPPAGVVNLSERRARRSRP, encoded by the coding sequence ATGCTCTACACGGGCGGGGTGTCGTTCTTCGCCCTTCTGGCCGTGTTTCCGGCCATCGCCATCCTGATCGGCTTCTACAAGCTGGGTCTGTCGATCGACGAGGTCAGCGCCCAGGCGGCGGCCCTGTCGGACCTGTTGCCGGATGCCGCCCAAGCCATTTTCCAGGGCGAGATCGCCCGGTTGAGCAATGCTTCGGCCCGCACCGTTTCGGCCCAGAGCGCCTTCGCCTTGTTCGTCGGCGCCTATGCCGCTCATCGCGGATTCAAGGCCTTGCTGGCGGGTTTGAACCTGATTCATGACGAGACCGAGCCGCACGGCTTCTTCAAATTCAATCTGCTGGCCTTCTTCGTCGCCATCTTCGCCTTCGCCCTGTTCACCGTGGTGTCGGGGGCGGTCGTGACCGTGCGGATTCTGGCCCATGCCTCCTCCGGCCCGGCGGGCGAAGCGGCGCGCGGGTTCGCGCCGCTGGACGCCCTGTTGCCGGCCGTCGGCCTGGCGATCGGCCTGACGCTGCTTTACCGCTACGCCATGAGTCACAGGACGCCCGTTGCCTGGCTGCCGTCGGCGACGGGCGGCCTAGTCGCAACCTTGATGTCGGTGGTGTCGTCCTGGCTGTGCGCCATCTATGTCGAACAGATCGCGCCCTTGGGGGCCACCTACGGTTCGGTCGGCGCCGTGGTGGTGCTGTTGATCTGGCTGTCGTGGAACGTCAACGCCATCTTCTACGGCGGGGCGTTCGCCACCGAAATGGAGCTGGCCGCAAAGGCCCAGGCCCAGATGGCCGCCCCGCCCGCCGGGGTGGTCAATCTGTCGGAGCGGCGGGCGCGGCGATCTCGACCGTAA